The genomic stretch CATGCTGCCAACGCCAACAACGGCTCCTCCGGCGCCAACGGCTCCTCCGGCGCTGATGGCTTCAGCCCCAAGGTGGCCGACGCGGAGTTCCTGGTGGTCAACGGCTCCGAGACCTCCAGCCCGGATGCCGTCAAAATCACCCCAACGGCCGCGACGCCCCGACCGGCGGTGATGGATCCCCAAGCAGCTACAAGTGCTACGAGGACTTCTCCCAGACGCAGCTGAGCTTCGTCCTCCCCGCTGCGCCTGGAGCTCTTCCTcgtcctcttcctgctgcccttcGCCGTCACCGTCTTCTGCTACGTCAACTTCGTGCGGGTCCTCGTGGGCCGGCCCAACATCCCGCTGGAGAAGAAGCAGCGGGCCGTGGGGTTGGCCGTGGCCACCATGGTCAACTTCGGCGTCTGCTTCGCGCCCTACAACGTCTCGCACGTGGTGGGTTTCATGCAGCACGAGAGCCCGGCGTGGCGCCCCTACGCCTTGACGCTCACCAGCCTCAACGCCGCCCTCGACCCCCTCATCTTCTACTTCTCCTCCACGGCGGTGCAGCGGGCGGTGGCCGGCGTCGCGGCGGCCGTGCGGGGCAAGGTGAGGGCCGTGGCGCCCCGCTTCTGCAGGCTGCGTCCCGCCGAGGCCGCGGCGGAGGAGGTCGAGGGCTCTTCGACGTGATCCTGGGGGGGGTGGAGACGAGGGGGGGTCTCCACCGTGGAGAAAGGGGGCCTGGGGAGGGCGACCAGATGGGTTAGGGTgaagtttggggtgggggggggcagatcTGGAAGGATCTGGCCAACGTTGGGTCACGGTGACATCTCCAACGTCCGTGAGACCGTGGACGCTACGGACCCTCGGGCTCGGGTTATGGCGTCAACCAACGCTAGGTTTGGCCTTCGGGAGGGTCCAACCGACGCCGGTCGTGGTGACATCTCCAACGTCCGTGAGACCGTGGCCAACTTGGACGCATGGCTCTGGGTTATGGTGTCCACCGTCGCCGGGTCCAGTCTTCGTGAGGGGTCAACCAACGCTGGGCGATGACATCTCCAACGTCCATGAGACCATGGCCAACTCGGACGTTCGGTTTTTGGGTTATGGCGTCAACCAACGCTGGGCGACGACATCTCCACGTGTTCCCCATGAGCTGAGGTTCCCCATGGCTCCGTGGTCCCCGTGGGTTGAGGCTCTCCATGGCTCCAGCGTCCCCATGGGTTGAGGCTCTTCATGACTCCACAGTCCCTGCGGGTTGAGGTTCTCCAGGGCTCTGTGGTCCCCATGGGTTGAGATTCTCCGTAGCTCCGTGCTCGCCGTGGGTCTGTGGTCCCCCTGGATCCACGGCCCCCATGGGTTGAGGTTCTCCGTGGCGCCATGACACCCATGATTTGAGGTTCTCCATAGCTCCGCGGTCCCCATGGGTCTGTGATCCCCCTGGATCCATGGCCCCCATGATTTGAGGTTCTCCATAGCTCCGCGGTCCCCATGGGTCTGTGGTCCCCACAGGCTGAGGTTCCCCGTGGGCCCCCGTGATTTGATGTTCTCCGTGACTCCACGGTCACTGTGAGTCCACAGTCCCCAGGGGCTGAGGGTCTCCACAGCTCTGCAGACCCCATGATTTCAGGTCCTCCACGGGTCCGTGATTCCACGGGTCTGTGGTCCCCGTGGGTTGAGGTTCTCCATGGACCCCTGTGGGTTGAGGTCCTCCAAGGGCCATCATCCCCATGGGTTGAGGTCCTCCAAGGGCCATCATCCCCGTGGGTTGAGGTCCTCCAAGGGCCATCATCCCTGTGGGTTAAGGTCCTCCAAGGGCCATCATCCCATGGGTTGAGGTCCTCCAAGGGCCATCATCCCCGTGGGTTGAGGTCCTCCAAGGGCCATCATCCCCATGGGTTGAGGTCCTCCAAGGGCCATCATCCCCATGGGTTGAGGTCCTCCAAGGGCCATCATCCCTGTGGGTTGAGGTCCTCCAAGGGCCATCATCCCCGTGGGTTGAGGTCCTCCAAGGGCCATCATCCCCATGGGTTGAGGTTCTCCAAGGGCCATCATCCCTGTGGGTTGAGGTCCTCCAAGGGCCATCATCCCCGTGGGTTGAGGTTCTCCATGGACCATCATCCCCGTGGGTTGAGGTTCTCCACGGCCCCatggccgccccccccccccgccccatgccATGGGGCAGCTGTCCCCACCCTTGGGCCTCCCCCTGGCCAAGTgtgacgccccccccccccacccatggAGAGTGGGGGTGGGGAGCACCGTGCCCCAAACATGATGTATTTATTTGGAACCGTGGTCGAAGAGTGGTCACTGCGTCACGGGggaggggcgcccggacgcctgggccctttgggtgggcgggggggggttggggagcacccggacgcctgggcccctccaccATCAAGGGTGACTGACGCCACCATGTGATCAACCCCCTTTACTGCATCCCGGGGACAGGGTTGTCCCCGTCCCCCACCccgggccggacgcctgggtccccaagTTGGgcacctcccctccccctccccgcgaggggcccaggcgtccgggcggcagCATTTGCCTATCAGGGAGCCGCAGGCAAAGCAGGTTGCAAATATGGCTGGGAGGGGCAGGAatcggcccggacgcctgggtcccctcccggacacctgggcccttcccggacgcctgggtccctctcggaccccccccccccacccagttGCCTCCCCCACTTATTTGCCCCCCCCGTCATGGCCGCCGTTCTGGCATGTTCAtgttggtgggggggggaagggggccgggggcaccagtGTCCCCAGTATaacccccccagtgctcccagtatggCCCCTCCCCAGTATAACCCATCTGCCCACTCAGTTCCCCCAGTATAACCcctccgttcccccccccccccagttccccccagtaCAAATCCCCAGTATAACCCCCCAGTCCCCACAGTATAATGTCCCAGTTCCTCCCAGTATAGCCCCCCCGTTTCTCCCAGTATAACCCCCAGTATAACCCCACCAGTATAACCCCCCAGTATAACCTCCCAGTTCCCCAGTACACCCCCCATTTTCCCCCAGTATaaccccccagtcccccccagtacAACCCCCTCATTTGCCCCAGTACaccccccccagttcccccccagTACAACCCCCCCATTTGCCCAGTACAacccccagttccccccagttcctccccagtaCAAACCCCATTTCCCCCGGTATAACCCCCCCATTTCCCCAGTATAACCCCCCAGTTCTTCCCAGTTTCCCCCCAGTACAACCCCCCAGTATAACTCCCCAGTTTCCTCCAGTACAACCCCCCCAGTTGCCCCCAGTTGCCCCCAGTACAACCCCCCCATTTCCCCTAGTATAaccccccagttccccccagtacaaccccccagtccccccagtaAAACCCCCCCATTTCCCCCAGTATAACCCCCAGTACAACCCCCCAGTTGCCTCCAGTTCCCCCCAGTACAATCCCCCCTTTCCCCCAGTATaaccccccgtccccccccagttcccccaaTCCAACCCCCCCAGtcccccagttccccccagttcccccccagTCTCCCCCCCTTGCTCACCggcgcccccggcgcccccaccgcggcgccgcagccgccccTGGGCCCCGCCCACCGGCGCCAACGTCACcgccaggggcggggccaggggcggggccgccgcgccgcgcggggcggggcccggaGGGAGCGCGAAggggggcggggccggagcgCGGAGGGgagcccgggggcggggccgggaggggtgcacgagggggcggggccgccgcgccgcggtgggggcggggccacgGGGCAGGGGGCGTGGCCAGGGGAGCAACAGAGGAGCCCGGGGAGGGCAATAGggcagaaggggggggggcaatgggggggcaacggggttggggggggcaatagggagccgggggggggcaaCAAGGAGGGGGGCaagaaaggggtgggggggacatggggggggaagaaggggcatggggggggcccaggggggcaattgggggtcccgggggggggcagttaggggtcagTCACCCTCATCCTGAGCCGAGTCGCAGCtcccgggtgggggggggaccAAGGGGGGGGTCGGTGgggcccccccaaaccctgctGAACCCCCAAAAGCCCCCTgagacccccccaaccccccctgaTACCCCCAAACtccctcctgggaccccccaatagcccccccgggacccccaaatccccctaaGTGACCCCAGACCacgggacccccaaatccccctaagtgaccccagacccccccccaccccccatgggacccccaaatacccccaatccccccccccgggacccccaaactGCCACAGGGACcgcccaaaaccccccaaaaggaCCCCAAAACTGCCCCTCCCCGGgaacctccccccctcccctttccgtgccaggagggacccaggcgtccgggccccccccatcccccacccccaccacagCCGCCTGCCGCAGCTTCCCCCtttgggggcccaggcgtccggggactccctcgccccccccccccccgatcctcCCCCataaggggcccaggcgtccggggactcCCCCCCCCTTACCCCCACGATTGGGTGTCTcacggggggggggtgtgtgtccccggacgcctgggccctttattgggggggggggatgcctgGGTACCCTGGGGGGctccggatgcctgggcccctcccggacgcctgggtccctcccgacacctgggcccttcccggacgcctgggcccttcccggagtcctgggtccctcccggacgcctgggcccttcccggacgcctgggtccccccccggacacctgggtccctcccggacgcctgggcccttctcgGACGCCtggggcccttcccggacgcctgggccctcctggacacctgggtccttcccggacgcctgggcccctcccggatgcctgggcccctccggacgcctgggccccttccccccccccccccccggacacctgggtcccttccggACGCctggtccctcccggacacctgggcccctccggacgcctgggcccctcccggacgcctgggccccttccccccccccccccccccggacacctgggtcccttcccggacgcctgggtccctcccggacgcctgggcccttcccagacacctgggcccctcccggacgcctgggcccttctcgGACGCCtggggcccctcccggacgcctgggcccctcccggacgcctgggcccctcctggacacCGGGatcccccccggatgcctgggtccctcccggacgcctgggcccccctggGCCACAAggcacccagacgcctgggtccctgctccccggacgcctgggccctcggccTCGCtaggcgcccggacgcctgggcccctggggttTTATAGCCGAGGTAAATTTAGGAACGGGGGAGGTGACCCGGGGGGGTGGGAGCGGCTGAGTCAGCACCCGACCACGAGGccacccaggggcccaggcgtccgggtgcacCTGCGccacccccgcagcctgcccggggcgggggggagggggggggaaggggcccaggcgtccgggcgagccccccgccccccgcccggggaAACGCCTGGGGTCCCTCGCCGAGGGCTGAGGGGGgcggaaggggggaagggggcaccggacgcctgggcccccc from Apteryx mantelli isolate bAptMan1 unplaced genomic scaffold, bAptMan1.hap1 HAP1_SCAFFOLD_278, whole genome shotgun sequence encodes the following:
- the LOC106500267 gene encoding LOW QUALITY PROTEIN: free fatty acid receptor 2-like (The sequence of the model RefSeq protein was modified relative to this genomic sequence to represent the inferred CDS: inserted 1 base in 1 codon; deleted 1 base in 1 codon) — protein: MLVLAVYVATFCVGLPANVFALATLVNKARQRLSPAEILLLNLTVADLLLLLFLPFKMAEAAADMAWPLPAALCPASHFCFFSSIYLSSLFLAALSVERYLGVVFPLQYKLRRRPRLYVAVSAVIWLLACXHCSVVFAAAFHAANANNGSSGANGSSGADGFSPKVADAEFLVVNGSETSSPDAVKITPTAATYKCYEDFSQTQLSFVLPLRLELFLVLFLLPFAVTVFCYVNFVRVLVGRPNIPLEKKQRAVGLAVATMVNFGVCFAPYNVSHVVGFMQHESPAWRPYALTLTSLNAALDPLIFYFSSTAVQRAVAGVAAAVRGKVRAVAPRFCRLRPAEAAAEEVEGSST